Proteins encoded within one genomic window of Candidatus Eremiobacterota bacterium:
- a CDS encoding RyR domain-containing protein, producing the protein MSDFDEEYREWLGQEMRQYAALTADYERLRQVIHSKLESAVAKYASHAIVESRVKSLSSFAEKVARKKYKTPLSEITDLCGGRIIVFTREEVEIIEGFIRAVFAVDEKNSIDAGRRIRPSEFGYRSLHFVVTIPQGDLSADDARRGLDSLKCELQVRTAMEHAWAEFRHRNWYKQALPLPDRWEHELSALSALLETADGAFSRIQSGIKDIERGELLSTGSEKLRSELELFLMILDHDREDEHLAHRAGRLAMALEEWEKAVEIMKPFSEGGSRHILRDLGISLCKRYSPSSEPDKYGEGIALLEKAAIDVPCDTDGLTSLASALRPLDPGKAREFCRKAYEADPANPHVLGTFLTSEIASGGAGAPLAMFSPVIREALNKCLEQAGASLNLPWAYYDAALFHLFLGETVQSLQMYSRALVTTPSLWMVETTLKSLESLAGACDSLKECRSALRMLQCGMVNKSVQMLGRIGPGEAAPEDSSLIEKAKVLKGFQRRQYSNALPCFVIAGEASSQWTLFREALKSAFNALRALVLSGAEESTMLSFLSDLKKAYTDSLEIIPYSVLPQEKTATEGTIVPFLQYWTDILSSGYPPSEVKVLGVGASERTIAEYSVALAFGATVVLLEDETLSASSFLPDNFWHDRGTLYIVDAMTLEAFVREGMAPLEDEADINSLARAIHDSYRRSQLKIIAENDPSLKQWEELSETLKNSDSHQAAHIFEKMRTIGCRVEKKKAKMADFHFTEEELDLLAQKEHARWCVERIRDGWKYGAVKSVEKKITPWILGWSHLDEERKELDRKACLRIPSLLERAGLEICRGR; encoded by the coding sequence ATGAGTGATTTTGACGAGGAATATCGTGAGTGGCTTGGCCAGGAAATGCGGCAATATGCTGCCTTGACGGCCGATTATGAGCGCCTGCGCCAGGTGATTCACTCAAAGCTTGAGAGCGCCGTGGCGAAATACGCCTCCCACGCCATAGTGGAGTCCAGGGTGAAGAGCCTCTCGAGCTTTGCCGAAAAAGTGGCAAGGAAGAAATACAAGACTCCCCTGAGCGAGATAACCGATCTCTGCGGGGGCAGAATAATTGTCTTTACCCGCGAGGAAGTCGAAATAATCGAAGGCTTCATCAGGGCCGTCTTTGCTGTTGATGAAAAAAACAGCATTGATGCGGGGCGGAGAATAAGGCCCTCGGAGTTCGGTTACCGCTCGCTCCATTTTGTGGTGACCATTCCGCAGGGCGACCTTTCTGCCGATGATGCGCGCAGGGGCCTGGATTCCCTCAAGTGCGAGCTCCAGGTGAGAACGGCGATGGAGCATGCCTGGGCAGAATTCAGGCACAGGAACTGGTACAAGCAGGCTCTCCCCCTCCCGGACCGCTGGGAGCATGAGCTTTCCGCCCTCTCTGCATTGCTGGAGACTGCCGACGGTGCATTCTCCAGGATTCAGTCAGGCATCAAGGATATAGAGCGCGGGGAGCTTCTCTCAACGGGCAGTGAGAAGCTCAGGAGCGAGCTGGAGCTTTTCCTGATGATCCTGGACCATGACAGGGAGGACGAGCATCTCGCGCACCGCGCCGGGAGGCTTGCAATGGCTCTGGAAGAGTGGGAAAAGGCCGTGGAAATCATGAAGCCATTCTCAGAAGGAGGCTCGCGGCATATCCTCCGGGACCTGGGAATATCGCTCTGCAAGCGGTACAGCCCTTCATCTGAGCCTGATAAATACGGTGAGGGGATTGCCCTGCTTGAGAAGGCAGCCATTGACGTGCCCTGCGATACCGATGGTCTCACCTCGCTTGCTTCGGCTCTCAGGCCGCTTGATCCGGGAAAAGCCCGGGAATTCTGCAGGAAGGCCTACGAGGCGGACCCCGCCAATCCCCATGTCCTGGGAACGTTTCTGACCTCTGAAATTGCCTCTGGAGGCGCCGGCGCCCCTCTTGCGATGTTCTCACCGGTCATCAGGGAGGCACTCAATAAATGCCTGGAACAGGCCGGGGCATCGCTCAACCTTCCCTGGGCCTATTATGATGCCGCCCTCTTTCACCTTTTCCTGGGAGAGACGGTGCAGTCCCTCCAGATGTACTCGCGGGCCCTGGTGACGACCCCGTCATTGTGGATGGTAGAGACAACCCTTAAATCGCTTGAGAGCCTGGCGGGGGCATGTGATTCCCTCAAGGAGTGCCGGTCGGCATTGAGAATGCTCCAGTGCGGGATGGTGAACAAGTCTGTCCAGATGCTCGGCAGGATAGGGCCGGGTGAAGCTGCTCCGGAAGACAGCTCGCTCATAGAGAAGGCAAAAGTGCTCAAGGGATTTCAGAGGCGCCAGTACAGCAATGCACTCCCCTGTTTTGTCATTGCCGGCGAAGCTTCCAGCCAATGGACACTCTTCAGAGAAGCATTGAAAAGCGCTTTTAACGCTCTCAGGGCACTGGTGCTGTCAGGCGCCGAAGAGAGCACCATGCTCTCCTTTCTTTCGGATCTGAAAAAGGCGTACACGGACTCCCTTGAGATAATCCCTTACTCGGTGCTCCCTCAGGAAAAAACTGCAACCGAGGGCACCATTGTGCCCTTCCTCCAGTACTGGACCGATATCCTCTCCTCCGGTTATCCTCCCTCGGAGGTGAAAGTACTTGGTGTCGGCGCCAGCGAGAGGACCATTGCAGAGTATTCTGTCGCGCTGGCCTTTGGCGCAACTGTCGTTCTGCTTGAGGACGAGACTCTTTCCGCTTCATCTTTTCTCCCGGACAATTTCTGGCATGACAGGGGAACCCTTTACATCGTTGATGCAATGACCCTTGAGGCTTTCGTGCGCGAGGGCATGGCGCCCCTTGAAGATGAGGCCGATATCAACTCCCTTGCCCGGGCGATCCATGACTCGTACAGGCGCTCGCAGCTCAAGATAATTGCTGAGAATGATCCCTCCCTGAAGCAGTGGGAAGAGCTCAGCGAGACCCTGAAGAACTCGGACAGCCATCAGGCGGCCCATATCTTTGAAAAGATGCGCACCATCGGCTGCCGTGTGGAGAAGAAGAAGGCGAAGATGGCAGATTTCCATTTCACCGAAGAGGAGCTTGATCTGCTTGCCCAGAAGGAGCATGCCCGCTGGTGCGTCGAGCGTATCAGGGATGGATGGAAATACGGCGCCGTGAAGAGCGTGGAGAAAAAGATCACCCCGTGGATTTTGGGGTGGAGCCACCTTGATGAAGAGAGAAAAGAGCTGGACCGCAAGGCTTGCCTTCGGATTCCCTCGCTTCTTGAAAGGGCGGGCCTTGAGATATGCAGAGGCCGCTGA
- a CDS encoding Ada metal-binding domain-containing protein translates to MRNMQRAALAALGLLFLIMLVAASPRPGYSYVGSTLAESRKFHVFDCQWAKKIKEKNAVYFKTRSEALKAGYSPCSVCRP, encoded by the coding sequence ATGAGAAATATGCAGCGAGCCGCACTGGCAGCCCTTGGACTCCTGTTCCTTATCATGCTTGTGGCAGCCTCACCGAGGCCTGGGTATTCCTACGTGGGGAGCACCCTGGCGGAAAGCAGGAAATTTCATGTTTTTGACTGCCAGTGGGCAAAGAAAATCAAGGAAAAGAACGCCGTCTACTTTAAAACCAGGAGTGAGGCCCTGAAAGCCGGGTATTCTCCCTGCAGTGTCTGCAGGCCCTAG